Part of the Bacillus clarus genome, GTTCATGCTGGAAATATTCTCGATTAAATCCATGTGGATCTTGTGACGGAAGAAAAGACTCATTTGTCATTTCTTTTGGAAATGGGCTAAGAAACGAAAAATGTCCTGCATTTTCAACTATTCTATATTGAATTTTAGTATTGTCAGTTATCCCTTTCAATATAATTTCTGCATGAAAATAAGGTGTAAATTGGTCTTTCTCCCCAACAAGCATTAAAACGGGGATGTTTATGTCTTCCAACGCACCTTTTGTTTTAAACCAAACTGAAGCTGGTGCTAAAAGAACTAAAAATTTTATTCTGTAATCAGGTGTAACATTGATAAGATGAGATTTCTCATCCGAAGACTCATAAGGGAACGAGGTTGGTACTCCTCCTGATGCTGCTAGTGCTGTATATCCCCCCATAGAATGTCCGATGACTGAAACAGAATCAGGTTTTAAAATCTTTGCAAAATCCTCACTATTAAAGAACCAATCGATCGCCATAGAAATATGTTTTGGCCTAATAGTTAGATTATCGATTGTACCTTCCAATGTATTATCGTTTCGATTATTGAATGGATGCTCAGGTATTCCTACAACAAATCCGTTACGAGCTAAGTGACGAGCAATCGTTCGATAAACTAATGGTGAACCACCGGTGCCATGAGATATTATGGCTAATCGAAACACACCTGCTTGAGATTCAGCGTTCTTCGAAACATGCAAACGATAAGGTCCAATGTTTTCCAATTTTTCAGGCGTACTTGTTGGATACATAACAAACATAGGAAATGTTATATCTAATTTTTCATCAAAAATCTCCACTCTTCGATAGCCAGCGAACATTACATCATTCTTTCCTATTTCTACATTCACCAAATTCATCTCCTCATAACCTTATTCAATAATACCGTAGCAATTAGTTAACTTATGTAGCTTTGAAATAAGGAATACACTAAAGAACACCCTATAGAGTAGATACTATGAAAATCTACTTTATAAGGTATAATTCCAATTATCAAACAAATTGCACAGCCTTTTGAAAACTATTTTTATGATCAAGGTACCTTGTTCCAACTTCACACATTTGGAGTAAAATCACTTCTAGTTCGATTCCTTTAGCAGTAAGAAAATATTCCACTTTAAGTGGTACTTGGTGATATATCTCTCTTGTAATCAATCCAT contains:
- a CDS encoding winged helix-turn-helix transcriptional regulator, which translates into the protein MIGGKWKILIMYYLITKRKRFSELKSILPGITSKMLTKQLRELERDGLITREIYHQVPLKVEYFLTAKGIELEVILLQMCEVGTRYLDHKNSFQKAVQFV
- a CDS encoding alpha/beta hydrolase family protein — its product is MNVEIGKNDVMFAGYRRVEIFDEKLDITFPMFVMYPTSTPEKLENIGPYRLHVSKNAESQAGVFRLAIISHGTGGSPLVYRTIARHLARNGFVVGIPEHPFNNRNDNTLEGTIDNLTIRPKHISMAIDWFFNSEDFAKILKPDSVSVIGHSMGGYTALAASGGVPTSFPYESSDEKSHLINVTPDYRIKFLVLLAPASVWFKTKGALEDINIPVLMLVGEKDQFTPYFHAEIILKGITDNTKIQYRIVENAGHFSFLSPFPKEMTNESFLPSQDPHGFNREYFQHELNEEITEFLLQNI